GCGGTATCGCTGCCGGGAGGCCCCGGCGCCGGACCCGGCGGCGCGGGCGGCTTCTTCGGGCAGGGCCAGGGACCGCCGCCGGTGTTCCGCGAGGAGGTCCGCATCGTCGCCGACGAGGTGACGAACTCGCTCGTCACGCTGGCGACCAAGCGCGACTATCAGCTGATCCTCGACGTCGTGCGGCGCATCGACGTCGTGCCGCGGCAGGTGCTCCTCGAAGTGACGATCGCCGAGGTCATGCTGACGAAGGACCTCGAGTTCGGCATCCAGTGGGCGATCGCCGAGGGCAACCTCAAGACGTCGAACCCGGCCAACAACAAGCAGGGCGACATCTTCTTGAACCGCGGCGGTCCGGCGTTCCCGGGATCGCGCGGGCTGGGCGGCTACATCGGCGACGCGGTCCGTGTGCCGTCGCAGGGCGCGTTCGCGGTCATCACCGACCGCGAGAACTTCCAGATCTTCATCAACTCGCTCGCGACCAAGACCGACGTGAAGATGCTGTCGGCGCCCCACATCCTCGCCGCCGACAACCGCGAGGCGCACATCCTGGTGGGCCAGTCGATCCCGATCCTCACCTCGACCGCGAGCGCGGTTCTCACCGGCACCGCCGGCTCGACGGTCAACTCCATCCAGTACCGCGACACCGGCAAGATCCTCACCGTCCTCCCGCAGGTGAACTCGAAGGGCCTCGTCAACCTTCAGATCCGCCAGGAGGTGAGCGCCGTGGCGTCGCCGAGCTTCGGGGCGACGAACTCGCCGTCGTTCAGCACGCGCGAGGCCGAGACCACGCTCGTCGTGCAGGACGGCAACACCGTCCTCATCGGCGGCATCATCGACGACACGCTCAGCCGCAACACCTCGGGTTTCCCGTACCTGATGGACGTCCCGGTGCTCGGTCGCTTCTTCCGCAGCGACAGCGACAGCATCCAGCGCACCGAGCTGCTCATCACGATCACGCCGTACGTGATCCTGAACCGCGAGCAGGCGGTCGACGTCACCGATGACTTCTCCTCCCGCATCCACGGTCTCCAGGCGCTACGTCGAGCCATGGCGGAGCGCCGGGCGCGTGGGCGCAAGGCGCGTCGCGGCGACATGCCGCAGCTCGTGGAGCCGCCGCCGTTCGAGGACATCCCGGTCGAGACGCCGCCGCCGGGCGCGTTCGACGCGGAATGAGCCGGTCCACTGCCGTGGGTCCGCGCGGCTGCTAGGCTGGCCGGACCGGATGGCGGTCTACCGGCACGAGCGCGGCGCGATCGTCCTGCGTCCGATGACGCAGGCGGACCTGCCCACGGTGATGACGATCGAGCGGCGCGCGTTCGCGCAGCCGTGGTCGCAGGCCTTCTTCGAGAAGGAGATGCAGACCACGTGCGCCCGCCTCACCGTCGCGGTCGACCCGGCCGCGCCGTCGCCGGCCCTCCTCGGCTACACGTGTCGCTGGGTGGTGGCCGACGAGGTGCACCTGCTGAACGTCGCCGTGCACCCGGACCGGCGCGGCACGGGCGTCGGCCGCCGGCTGGTCGAAGAGGTGATTGCCGAGGGCCGACACGTGCGGGCGCGGGCGATGTTCCTCGAGGTGCGGGCGGGCAACGTCGTGGCGCGGCGTCTCTACCGCACGCTCGGCTTTCGCGACCTCGGCATCCGGCGCGGCTACTACGGCCCCGGGCAGGACGCCATCGTGATGGAGCTGCGGCTCGATCTGCCGTGAACGCGGGCGACGTCGACACCCGGGTCACCATCGGCACGGTGACGCTT
The sequence above is a segment of the bacterium genome. Coding sequences within it:
- the rimI gene encoding ribosomal protein S18-alanine N-acetyltransferase encodes the protein MAVYRHERGAIVLRPMTQADLPTVMTIERRAFAQPWSQAFFEKEMQTTCARLTVAVDPAAPSPALLGYTCRWVVADEVHLLNVAVHPDRRGTGVGRRLVEEVIAEGRHVRARAMFLEVRAGNVVARRLYRTLGFRDLGIRRGYYGPGQDAIVMELRLDLP